A single genomic interval of Musa acuminata AAA Group cultivar baxijiao chromosome BXJ3-4, Cavendish_Baxijiao_AAA, whole genome shotgun sequence harbors:
- the LOC135636718 gene encoding ACT domain-containing protein DS12, chloroplastic-like yields MAVAMASGSLCLRPTARAGENCLPGLRCCSLRCPPFAAPIASKIRLYSDAAITVPRAASPTTVEDGSSNETDTIPTPKVIIDQDSDPDATIVEITFGDRLGTLLDTMKSLKNLGLNVVKANVYLDSSGKHNKFAITSMSTGRKIEDPELLEAIRLTIINNLIEYHPESSSQLAMGATFGVEPPTQEVDVDIATHIEVYDDGPDRSLLVVETADYPGLLVDLVKIITDINITVQSGEFDTEGLLAKAKFHVSYRDKPIIKPLQQVLSNSLRYFLRRPTTEEASF; encoded by the exons atgGCCGTCGCCATGGCTTCCGGGAGCCTCTGTCTGAGGCCCACCGCGAGGGCAGGGGAGAACTGCTTGCCGGGGCTTCGATGCTGTTCCCTCCGCTGTCCCCCTTTCGCGGCTCCAATCGCCTCGAAGATCAG ATTATATTCCGATGCTGCTATAACTGTTCCTAGAGCAGCATCTCCGACAACTGTTGAG GATGGGAGTTCTAATGAGACTGACACAATTCCTACTCCCAAAGTTATCATAGATCAGGACTCAGACCCAGATGCAACTATCGTGGAGATAACCTTTGGCGACCGCCTCGGGACTCTTCTTGACACT ATGAAGTCCCTTAAGAATCTAGGCCTAAATGTTGTCAAAGCTAATGTTTACTTGGATTCTTCCGGGAAGCACAACAAATTTGCAATAACTAGCAT GTCCACCGGCCGCAAAATTGAAGATCCAGAGTTGCTAGAAGCAATACGCTTAACAATTATAAACAATTTGATCGAGTATCATCCG GAGTCTAGCAGCCAATTGGCAATGGGAGCAACGTTTGGAGTTGAGCCTCCTACACAAGAG GTTGATGTGGATATTGCTACCCATATAGAAGTTTATGATGATGGGCCTGACCGAAG CTTACTCGTTGTGGAGACAGCAGACTATCCTGGGTTGCTGGTAGATCTGGTTAAGATCATCACTGATATAAATATCACAGTCCAGTCTGGAGAGTTCGATACCGAG GGACTGTTGGCTAAAGCAAAGTTCCATGTAAGTTACAGAGATAAACCAATCATTAAGCCTCTGCAGCAG GTTCTCTCAAATAGCTTGCGTTATTTCTTGAGGAGGCCGACAACGGAGGAGGCAAGCTTTTAG
- the LOC103980720 gene encoding 4-coumarate--CoA ligase CCL1: MESYSMPEETIFRSKLPDIPIDNRRPLHAYCFERLADFADRPCIIDGASGAVMSYADVHLAARRAASGLHRLGVGRGQVIMILLRNSPEFVVAFLAASHRGAVATTANPFYTPAEIHKQAAASGARVIVTESCYVDKVREFAQERGVTVVCVDGPPEGCLHFSELLAADERDLPEVDIDPDDVVALPYSSGTTGLPKGVMLTHRGLITSVAQQVDGGNPNLYFHEEDVLLCVLPLFHIYSLNSVLLCGLRAGAAILIMRKFEISAMLELVQRHRVTVAPLVPPIVLEIVKSPLVDSYDLSSVRTVLSGAAPMGKELVDKFMARLPNATLGQGYGMTEAGPVLSMCLSFAKEPFPVKSGACGTVVRNAELKVVDPDTGASLGRNQPGEICIRGAQIMKGYLNDAKATRNTIDEEGWLHTGDVGFVDDDDEIFIVDRLKEIIKYKGFQVAPAELEALLIAHHDIADAAVVPMKDEVAGEVPVAFVVRSSGSQITEDEIKRYVSKQVVFYKRINKVFFTEAIPKAPSGKILRKDLRAKLGSQFPSA; the protein is encoded by the exons ATGGAGTCATACTCGATGCCGGAGGAGACCATTTTTCGGTCGAAGCTGCCGGACATCCCGATCGACAACCGCAGACCGCTTCACGCCTACTGCTTCGAGCGGCTGGCCGACTTCGCCGACCGCCCCTGCATCATCGACGGCGCCAGCGGCGCCGTCATGAGCTACGCTGACGTCCACCTCGCCGCCAGACGTGCCGCCTCAGGCCTGCACCGCCTCGGGGTAGGGCGGGGGCAGGTCATCATGATCCTCCTCCGCAACTCCCCCGAGTTCGTCGTCGCCTTCCTCGCTGCCTCCCATCGTGGCGCCGTCGCCACCACCGCCAACCCCTTCTACACCCCGGCCGAGATCCACAAGCAGGCCGCGGCCTCCGGCGCCCGCGTTATCGTCACGGAGTCCTGCTACGTCGATAAAGTGCGCGAATTCGCCCAAGAGCGGGGCGTCACCGTCGTCTGCGTCGACGGGCCTCCCGAGGGCTGCCTCCATTTCTCCGAGCTTCTGGCAGCCGACGAGCGCGACCTTCCCGAGGTCGACATCGACCCCGATGACGTGGTGGCGCTGCCGTACTCGTCGGGGACGACGGGGCTGCCCAAGGGCGTCATGCTGACGCACCGGGGCCTAATCACCAGCGTGGCCCAACAGGTCGACGGCGGCAACCCCAACCTCTACTTCCACGAGGAGGACGTGCTGCTGTGCGTGCTGCCGCTGTTCCATATCTACTCGCTGAACTCAGTGCTGCTGTGCGGGCTGCGGGCGGGCGCCGCCATCCTGATCATGAGGAAGTTCGAGATCTCGGCCATGCTTGAACTGGTGCAGCGGCACCGCGTGACGGTGGCCCCGCTGGTGCCGCCGATCGTGCTGGAGATCGTCAAGAGTCCACTGGTCGACAGCTACGACTTGTCATCGGTGAGGACGGTGTTGTCGGGGGCGGCACCGATGGGGAAGGAGCTGGTAGACAAGTTCATGGCCAGGCTCCCAAACGCTACGCTCGGCCAG GGATACGGGATGACCGAAGCCGGGCCGGTGCTCTCCATGTGCCTCTCCTTCGCCAAGGAGCCGTTCCCGGTGAAGTCGGGGGCGTGCGGCACAGTGGTGAGGAACGCGGAGCTGAAGGTCGTCGACCCCGACACGGGCGCATCGCTCGGCCGCAACCAGCCCGGCGAGATCTGCATCCGAGGAGCTCAAATCATGAAAG GTTATCTCAATGATGCAAAAGCGACGAGGAACACGATAGACGAGGAAGGTTGGCTGCACACCGGAGACGTCGGTTTCGTGGACGATGACGACGAGATCTTCATCGTCGACAGGCTGAAGGAGATCATCAAGTACAAGGGATTCCAGGTGGCCCCAGCCGAGCTCGAAGCATTGCTGATCGCCCACCACGACATTGCCGATGCTGCCGTCGTCCC GATGAAAGATGAAGTGGCTGGGGAAGTCCCCGTTGCGTTCGTCGTCCGGTCGAGTGGGTCTCAGATCACGGAGGACGAGATCAAGCGATACGTGTCGAAACAG GTGGTGTTCTACAAGAGGATCAACAAGGTTTTCTTCACCGAGGCCATTCCCAAGGCTCCGTCCGGGAAAATACTGAGGAAGGATCTGAGAGCAAAGCTGGGAAGCCAGTTTCCATCCGCTTGA
- the LOC103980719 gene encoding uncharacterized protein LOC103980719 — MKSKSNKCTPSLRVYIKPPPPSPSITRTLLTTFTNLPTNPTVKIPPLLPRMAVSSKSDGPDSAAEPDADHFEFFSFPSPPAMCAAADVFLGGKILPFGAPPPKRAENLSDLCWQETYAASECSRRRRRFWGGRVKAEYRRLRSVSDCHGMLPPPAARQQRPRWYLCVLGSVRVPATMDMSDIRSRQRRQSAAAEAEPGRGPSGDVGRATWRLLRSLSCTGLESASAVTVPLRFAEHVQDT, encoded by the coding sequence ATGAAGTCAAAGTCAAACAAGTGTACACCTTCACTGCGTGTGTATATAAAACCACCACCACCGTCGCCTTCCATCACGAGAACGCTGCTGACCACCTTCACCAATTTACCCACGAATCCGACGGTCAAGATTCCCCCGTTACTCCCCCGCATGGCCGTCTCCTCCAAATCCGACGGCCCAGATTCAGCCGCCGAGCCCGACGCCGACCACTTCGAGTTCTTCTCCTTCCCCTCACCTCCAGCCATGTGCGCCGCCGCGGACGTCTTCCTCGGCGGAAAGATCCTCCCTTTCGGCGCTCCTCCCCCCAAACGAGCTGAAAACCTCAGCGACCTTTGTTGGCAGGAGACCTACGCCGCTTCCGAGTGCTCCCGCCGGCGCCGCAGGTTCTGGGGCGGGCGTGTGAAGGCCGAGTACCGGAGGCTGAGGAGCGTGTCGGACTGCCACGGGATGCTCCCCCCGCCGGCGGCGAGGCAGCAGCGACCGAGGTGGTACCTCTGCGTGCTCGGGTCGGTGCGGGTGCCGGCGACGATGGACATGAGCGACATCCGGAGCCGGCAGCGCCGGCAGagcgcggcggcggaggcggagccGGGGCGAGGGCCGAGCGGCGACGTGGGCCGGGCGACGTGGAGGCTGCTGCGCTCGCTGAGCTGCACGGGGCTGGAGAGCGCCTCCGCCGTCACCGTGCCGTTGCGGTTCGCTGAGCACGTGCAGGACACGTGA